The sequence ttTCAAGCTTTTTTGGAAGTTAGGCCCCAGAACAGcacacatttgtttgtttttaatggattTTTGCTCCAGAGAACCGATAGTGTGGACAATATAGTCTGCCTGTTGGGTATTGTGATTTATGTCCCTCTCGAGGCCATTTTTCATTCATCTTCAGATATCTTTCTCACTTCTTGCCATCCAATTTTCTTCACAACCAATCTTGGTCTTTCTTTAGAAAACCCCCTTTAGGTTCAATTGGTTAGCTTATTAGAAAAAGCAATTCTTCAGGCTAGAAGTAATTTAAAGATAGTATTTCATACCTcattcattttataggtgagagaACCAAGCTGGGGGAAATCATACAATGTGTCAACCAAAATGCAGGGTCACACTAGTCAAGAGTTAGAAGTGGAATTGTGGACTGTTCTCATGACACCTTGCTGGGGGTGAATGTAACAGGTCATCAAACTCTTGCCTAGGAAAAGTGAAAACAGGACTCAAAGAAACAgcacaaaaaaatgtatttggatgATCCTAAGGAAGACAACCTGCTTTTTTCACCAAGATGGTCATACACTATAAATACATCTCTGTGCCCCATGCCTCATCTTTACCTGCTCCTTACTGTAATCATAACTTATTTTGTGATGACTTTAAGAAAATGAGgactttaaaatactttaaggAAAAGCTATTGAAGAGTCTGTAGTGAGACCTTGTGTAATTTTCCAATTCAGaccttttcaaaaatgttcttcAGACATAGGGAAAGGTAAGCAGAATgtgaaaaaaggagggaaaaatagaaCAGATGGCACCTATGACAGCTAAACCAGTACACTGTCTGTGAATAACTATGGAGATGGCAATTGATTATGAGCATGCTACCATTAGACCTAAGGGATCATTGTTCATTTGGTTTTGTATCTAATACTTACTAGATATACCATTTACACATATATGTTCTATTTAACTAAGAATTGTGTCAGCATAAGAATACAGAGGAACTTTTCATACagggaaaacaagaaaaggaggagaattGTCATTTCTTCTGTATGATAATGTTTCACGACCAGGTTTTCTGTTCGCTTGCTTGTTTCCAGAAGTTGTGTGGATGGAGAagtctttaaaaggaaaactggGTCCTGCAATACATAGACTACCATCAAACCAGGATATTTTCACCTCGATTTCTAGAAAACTCTCTACAGAACCTCTTAATGGATGATAGAATATGGAAGAGTTTTGGAGTATACCATACTCTTCCATGTAGGAATCACTACTAGAACCTAAAGTGGGCCTTTCATCTGTTTTCCCAGATAGGTCTGAAAATTATCTCCCGGCATTTGTGAATATGCTTATTACCCTGCAGTGAAAAGAACACAGACATCCCAGTGACAGGTTAGCTGCATGGAGCATTTTGTCTAAATAATTGTCTTTACTCAAGAAGCCCAAAACTTTGCACCTAAAGTTTTCCCAAGTGATAATCAAAACTTACCTTCTTTGGGGTTCAGAAATGACTTACAGTAAATCAATGCAAATGGGAAAAGGCTATTATCCCTCTCTTGTgctatttcttcccttcttttcagAAGCCAATGAAAACAAATGGCATTTATTCAAAAGGTTAACACTAGctactaaaaaatgttaaaaactttccaaataaTTGCTTTGAAGAAAATAGTCATTTATTGTCAAAGCATCCAACATACCCGGATAAACTATAAAGTTTAATAAATCTTTTCAGGGATAAAAGAAACACATAACTATTCAAGACTCCATTTCACTGGCACAAAATTACACTTTGTATtaaaaggaaatacatatttacataattgatgacattcttcattgaaGTCCATAATCATTTCATGATACATGCACTTCCCCCTGGAAACTAAAATTGAATGGTGACCCcctttttatgtgttttgtttatttttgtaagaaCACAAGCTGTCATCAGGAAATGCAGAAAGCATCTCACCCTCCTCCATtatttatatctaaaataaattttgccCTTACATATAATTATTACATCTAAACCGTAAGTGCTTAATAATTTAAGTAGAAACGTATGACAAATGCATCAATATGTTGCaatatatgacatttttaaaaatgtacttttgttTTTGGGAAAGTGAAAATGCGTGCATTCAAAAGAAAACTCCCTCCATCAAAAATccaccattgtgtgtgtgtgtgtgtgtgtgttgggtaaACATTGAAATGAGAAGGCTCCTGGGGTTGGGGCACGTGTGCGTGTGCCCCTGTATGTCGGTGCAGTGTTTTGGGGCACAAGGAAGTGGTGGATGTCCTCAGCGTGTACTCCTGCAGGTGGCTTGACTGTGCCTGCGCGCGCGGGGAAAGCCGGGGTCCTTTCCGTATCAATTATGCGAGGTCATGTGCCTAGAGAGGTGGTGGCGCTCCCTGAAGGACTCATTGCAAATGGGGCACTTGAGTTTCTCCTCCCGCCGCCGCTTCACCAAGGGCTCCATCGCATACTCCTTTTTGTGGTGCGACCTCATGTGGTACACCAGGTCGGAGGTCATGCGGAAAGAGGCGTTGCACTTGGCGCACCAGTTCTGCGCGGGCAGACACAGCGAGGTGAAGGAGGGCGGCAGCAGCGTGAGAGCCGAGGGCAGCTGCAACTGCAGGGGCCCAGCGGCTGCTGCAGCCGCAGCTGCGGCCGCCGCCGAACTCTTGGGCCAGAAGGCTGTGGCGTAGAGGAAGGGGCTCTGCTTGGGCAGGCTGCCACCGCTACTCGGCAGGGCCCCGCAACCTCCGTTCAGGTCCGCGGCCCCCTGGAGCTTCACCGCCAGAGGGTCAGCGGCGGCCGGGTAGAGTCTAGTGGGACCCACACCGTCGCCGGGATGGCAAGGGTCGAGCGCGCCCAACTTCTGGCCCAATACCAGCGGGGACAGCTGTGAGAAGGAGCGCGCCGGCTGCGAGAAGGCGCTTTTGCGTTCGTCAGACGCGGCGCCCTGGCCACCTCCCGCACCACCTGAACCTGCTGACCCCGCGCCGCCCCCTGCGCCGTTGCCTCCGGAGCCGCCCAGCTGTGGCACCGAAGTGAAGGCGCTGCCCCGCGCAGGACTACCGCCCTCCAGCCGGCTGGGCAACGGGCCCCCGGGCCGCGGGGCCAGCAGCTTCTCGGCGCCCGCAGGAGACGCCGCCGCCGGCGTGGAAGAGCCGCCGCCGCCACCTGCGTCGTGGTCCTCGGCAGTGGTGCTCCCGCCATCCACAGTCGCCTCCTCCTGCAGGCCGGCCCCACGGCCCGCCTTCTTCACCTCCACGAAGGCGCTGCGCTTCGCCTCGCCGGTCTCTGGGCTGGGTGGCGCGAAGAGGCGGCCGTTTTCTTCCAGGCCGAAGTAACTGCCAGAAGCGCGGTACTGCTGCGGCGTGCAGACCAAATCCTCCTTGGAGGCTGGCAGGGGCCTCTCGGCGAAGCGGGCCCGGCCCCCCACCAGCCCCGCACCGCTGCCTCCGCCGCCCTCCGCGGCCTCCTCCGggaatttccttttccctttgcaGACGCCGGTGGCGATGCCGTCGGGACTCAGCTCCGCCTCCTGGTGGCCCGcactgctgctgccgctgctgagACTTTGGGCCGGGGAGCAGCTGCTGCCTCCCCGGGAGTTTTCCAGTTCCCGGGCCAGGTTGTGAAAGTCTGTGGAAGGCTTTGCGCTGCTGCCGCCGGCGGCGGCCGGTGGGTTGCTGCTGTCCGGAGAGGGGGCCGGGTAATGGTGGATGGGGCCAGCCTTGCAGAACTTGGGACCCGGACCCAACGGCGTCtcctgttgctgctgttgctggtCTTTGCCGCCGCCTCCGCCCCCGTGGTCTTTGGTGCCCACGCCGCCGCTTTGTTCATCGTGGGGACTCATATCAGCGCTGTGAAGTCTCTTGGGGCAGCGGAAACGCAGATGCGCCACATAGGGGAACTCAAACTGGAAACGTTGGCTGCATTCCAGGCATGTGTAAGGGGACGACCCTGCTTAGTGAGCAAACACCACACACGCACACCACATGATTACTCAGCATCTCCCGCAGGCCACTTTGCCATCATCCCCTTCACAAATCTACTTTTATCTCTCAGGGTCTGAGTGCCCGAGAAAAGAATATACCATCTGACCTCTTCTAACTTTCCCTCCTGATTCGAGAGAGTACAGTAATCAAGCAAGTGTGCCACTACTTATCCTTGCCTATCTGTCCCAGCTTCATTCCGAACTACATCTCTGAAACTTCCTATAAGATTGGCAAAGGGAAGAAGGGCGCACCAACGCGCCGGGGTGAGACCCCGCTGCTCCCAGCACCTCTCCCCAGCTAGCGAGGGGCCCACATGCAGGTCGCAAACCAACCTACCATTCATTTTGTTGTGGGATCTAGAGGGGCAGAGTAAGAGTAACTCAGTCAGTTCTTTCCCGTACCAAACTAGTAATTCTTCATCTTTGGCAATCCTGCGGAGAGAGCGGTAAAATAGCTGTCCATTTTTTATATAGGCTTCAaggttctgttcttctttatctctgGCTGATTGGACCAGCCGCAGCCACATGAGACCTTCTGAGGAACCATTTGCCGCTGAGGTGTCTACCTAcagtttaaaatagaaaacaagggCGGGGGAAAGGGATACCCAATGAGAGAATGAACCAGAGGAACTAGGATCATTTCCTGTGTCTACCAAAGAATTACCTGAGACCAAGCTTCCAAAACTTGACTAAGTTGGAATACATGCCTATGTTATAACCAGTAGGCAAGAAAaccattctttgaaattttacatCAATCCATGCAGATTATTTAAGTCATCATTTTCACATATTGGTTGAATACTAATTAAGGAAAttcctttctaaaatgtaaattagtGTTAGTCTCTTCAGAATTTACTTCCAAATTATCTTACATTAGTAAATCCTGGAACATTTTGTTTGGGGAAGTAAAAGAAATTATTCTGTGACACTCATCTTCCTAATTTTGGCTTGAACAATTAATAacttttctttgtaaagaaagaatagaaagtgaGAGGCCTGCTGGAACTTAAAACATATGGACTTAATGATGCTGTGTTGTCaaaacaattaacatttttaCTTAAATACAAACTCTGGTCACTAGCTAAtgttatcaaaagaaaataatacttaaGAGACAGGGAGGCCTCCTAGGCTGGAGAGCAAAAGTACCCAATACTTGTAAAAGTACTTAGCATGCAAATAGCTTCAGCCCTAGTGAAATCTCCTAGAGAGTTTAGGAAGTCATGTTTCACCAAGAGGAAAACTTAGAACTGAGGTACTGATTCAGACATTTCTAGCATTCCATATCAAATTTTGTCATGTGTTCCAGAAAAGCAGTTGACAACAATTTGAgtttaatttttctcctctaatttttgGTGTAAAAACTAGTATTGCTCACATTGTTGCATTTTCTACATGTAAAGCTTATTTCTGCTTGTCATTAGCATGattcttagtccattttcaaTAGGACATTACCCTCATATACCTACACAGACCAACGAAGACTCACCCGGAAGATATAAGGTACTGTTCTTTTGTCAGTGGACTTGAGAGCTATGAAAGCTATGCTGTCATACAGGGAAGTATGGCTCAGAACACAGGGACCAAATATAGCATTCTCAGGGATGTCGCACGTTGTGTAAACGCTGGTAAAAATATCTGTTAGACATTGTTGGACAGCCTTGGCATCTCCATCCCAGATGCCTCGCTGGATGCCTGAATCCTCCATCACTGGAGAAAGATACACAAGATAAGGAAGTGAGTTACATTATTGCTTTTACTGATGTGAACCCAGACAGCACTATGACTACAAGACAGATTTTTCTTGTACTTGCCTGATTTTTTTCAGAGctcatatgttaaaaataaagcagattaATCTGGCATATTTAAAAGATGCCAACTAAGaagtattttcctttccttttttttttttttttttctttttcaataatcAGAATGGTAGGAGAACTGGAACCCACTGAATGTTTGggataaagaaaagggaaagaaaagaaagaaagagctagGAAAGACAAGATAATTTGTGCAGTACTTTGGCAATAGGTGGAGTATGCTTATGGGGTGAaggtaaggaaagaaaaacatttttttaccAACCTATATCGATTTTCCTAACTGAAAGAAACTTTTAACCCTTGAAgaaaagttcttcttttcctatgaaTTGAACTGGGTGCCtgaaagctgatttttttttttttttttcttttcttccaaagagGGAAGCAGCATTAGCAAGCAGGCGGAGACAGCAGAGCATGGCGAATGGATTTCAAGTGAAGTGTCAGGGCCACTAATTCCGTGTCAGCTAACCTTTCTCTGCAGCCTACAAGAAGGGACGTATGTCTGCTCATTACCATAATCCAACACTGTCCCTCCGAGGCTTTAATTAAAAGCAGCAAGCAgaggtaattatttttttctcgACATGCTTATTTATGGATGAGGGTGAATCCCAGTTACCTTGTTATACAAGAGGGTGGATTGAGTCGCCTGTGGCCCATGAAGTGAGGAGGTACGGGGCAAGTCTGAAATACCGTGTGTAATGACTGGTGAATTCTTTTTTCCCCAGATAACGACCCTGTTTGGGCAAGAGGGGGCAGCCCTGCTTGAATAGTCCTCAGTGGGCTCTCCAGCTGTTTAATCCGCAGCAATTTAGAAAGTAAAGCCCCAATGGAAGGTTCTCTATTAAGCTGTCATAAAGGGACATTTCCCTTCCTCTGTCACTGGACACCCCCTACAAGGcttatcacttaaaaaaaaaaaaaaaaacctccagatatttaaaaatttaaaactagttCTGAGGTATCTGCATTGTTTACTCTGTATGATTAATCAAAATATTTCTCCAAGTTGATTTTCCCCTTATCTAAAGGTGGGTTTTCCCCACCTTTGGCAGTGATTTGTTTATGTTTCATATAATTTAATTAGCGGGAAAGAGTAGAACTCTTTCTTTTCCCGCAAAGCTGTACATTAGGGAATAATATTAGCAATGTCTATTTTTATCTTAATGTTAATGTCTATTAACCAATTAGTTTTTCAAATGGATGGAAAAGTAGTATCTTTTCCTTGTCTTCATTTTCAGCTAACGGAGTCTAAAACTTTGGTCAGCCTTTTCCCATTCATTCTCTTGTGTGCCCCAAATGGCAAGTGTTGGACTAAATCTGCCAGAcagcagaaataaagaaaatacccaaaaagtagaaattttattttgctacacaGTCTATCCCTATACATTTTAAGCCCACACGAAGTAGCCTTCCGGATGTCTAATTgagaattaaaatacatttttttttataaaaaaggattTATCTTTTCAAGCGAATCCTATTTTCCCTTTCTTAATTCCCTCCAGTTCACCGTTTTATGTtctaatttttgtcttctttttaaaagtctctttCACACAAGCGTCTCATTGTGCCAGGAGGTCGCCCGCCACTTCGGGCAACAGCAGGGACGCAGTCATTAAAATGCAGTTCTACCTAACAATACGGTGAAAAGGTCCTCGCTACGCCGCGCTAATAGCCGTCAGCTTCGCCGCGGCAGCCGCCACGAGCCTCAAGCCGGTCACAATAATCCGTGGGCAAGAACCTGGGCTCGCTACCCGCGCGCAGTCGCCTTTGCGACCCAACCTTTCACAGCTCAACGTCCTGCTCTAGGCCCAGGGTTCTCATCCGCCAGGGGGATTCTCCCTAGAGCCCGCAGGACTAGCTGAAAGCTGGTCGCGGCTGCTGGTCGCTCGCCCTCCCTTCTAGGCAGGCATTGTCTGGCTGCCGCGCGCTCCCCAGTCCCTTGCTTCTCCGGCAAAGTGCTCCCCACCCACTCCTCCCTTTGTATAATCTTATTGGCAGTAGAGATCCCCTTAACAATCATTTTCCCCGCTCTTCTGGAAAACCAGGAGACGGGGGACAAAAATTTCCACTCTTCTCACCAAACCTGCCTTCTCCCATCCCCCTCCCACATCAATGCAAATAGACTTACCAGGAATAAGGTCAGGATCTAATCGCCCGAAGAAGGCCACCTGGACCGGGAAGATGCAATCGAATGTTTCTTTTTGCCTATTGTATCAGTGTATTTCCATGTCAAGAGGTGTTGGTGGTGTTGTCTGGTAGGCTCTGCCTAAagagaggagagatggagagaggagagagaaagatgaggggagggtaagaagagagagagagagagagagagagagagagagagagagagagagagagagagagagagagagacggagagaGTTGTACAGATGGACCCGATGCAGTGACTGACTGGCACGCAGACACACACTTTTTGTTTGCTGCACATAATCTGCCCAATGACGCGTGACAGCCCACGTCCCCTCCCTTTAACTCTTTGCTGGGCTGGGCGCTCCCTCAGGCGCCGCCTGCCTGGAAGCCTTCTCCCCGGCCTCCTGGAAGCCTTCTCCCGAGTCTGGCCCGTTCCTCGTGAATCCAGAGCACCTTCCCTTGGCAACGCCTCTCCAAGAGCGGGCCCGTCCGACTCTACCTAAAGCTTGGGCCCTCTGGGACTGCTAGGAGGGGGAAATCAATTTCAGGATCGGAAAGAAAGGTACCCAAAGACTGGAGACGGGCTTTTTCCGTTTTGTTAGGCGCTTGAAGGACCTAGGACAGAGAGCTGGACGTGTAGCATGCGCGAGAACCCCACGCGTGTATCTCCAGAGTTTGAGTTTTGTGGACCAGAGACGGGTGTGGGATTATCCACGAGGGATTTGCGGGCCATTGAGCTGTCGCTGATTTGCGAAGCTAGTTGCCTGGGGGATGATaaactgggggtgggggcgggagcTCTCTTTACAAGTGCTCACACTACGAATCCCTCCCGTGCAAAATTCAGAAAGGATGCACTTTGGAAAGAACTTGGCTTAACCTTCCCGTGGCCCAGGAGACCGGTAAGGGGATAAAGTGGCGATGCCGCTAGACCTCCGAAGGGTACTTATACCGGTCTTCAGGTCCCAGTACACTGGTACCTGGGCGGGGGCGGGAGGGCGTTCATGGGAAGAGTCCAAGTTACTGGACAAGATGGTCCTGCGTTTACACTCTCTGCGTTATGGGTTCTGAGTAGTCCCCGAGGGGTCCCATAATGGGGGCGGCCAGTACTGTAAGACGTGGGGGTGGGGatgatttaaagtaaaaattattaccGAGATGGACTTCAAAGAGCGTTTTCACGTCCAGTCGTTGATGGAGGAGTGGATGGAGTTGCCCAGGCCGTCTCCGGAGCCTCGTTTGTGCGCTAAGCTACTTAGAGGCGCTGGCTTGCCCTTTAGTGCAGCAGCTGATGCTAATGACTTGAGGTCTTTAACAGCCTGAAAGTTGACTCCTTCGGTAAGGAGGAAAGTTGACAATTTCGCAGGGGCCTTCAGGgctctttttctctgttcctctctaCTCCTAAGGAAAGAAAGACCTTTGGGTGGTATAGCTGATCCCTCAATTCCCACCCACACTATCACTACAATGAAGTGGGCAATCTGTCAGCTTTAGGATAAATCGGATTGTGTAGCCGGCTAAAGGGCAAGAGGCAGACCCACGATTTAAAGACGAGACAATCTCGGTCAGACTTCCACCCCAGGGTTTGAAATAAGGTGAGTATAATAGGGGCTGGCAAAGAGCCCCTTACTGTGTTAGTTAGATCCTTTCACAGCTTGGAAAGCTCTCCCTATAATCCAGAGGCCAGCAAGGCACTGAATATCTTTCATTGCAGGTGCCTGCCCTCTaaggaggcaggagaaggaaggaCTTTAAAGAGCAGAAGTGAAGTGAAGGGAATTTCCTAATGAGTTCACTTCCATCGGGTCTCTCTCCCAGTTTATCTTACCTGGTCAACACCCCACACAAGTTTGCATTCCTTCTGATCAGACAGGGCCTCTGCCTAGACTAAGGCGGGACCAAGAAGGAAAGGGCTACAAAATCTCCATATATTGGGAGAAAGGGCAGAATACTCCCTTCACTTCAGGTTAGTTACTGATTTTTTGAAGAAAGCTTCTGGAACTGCAGTTTTCTTTCATCTAAGGTGTCATTTCTCTTTGCAAATATATGCAGCTTTAAGTAGTTTGGCTGAGTGACTCCTAATGACAGAGGCTCAGTACAATGAAGGCTCTTATGTCTGCATATGAAAATCTGCAATTGTATTTAACTGTCAATTGTCTTATGACTGGCTGCTCCATCAAGTCTCAGATTCAACTCCCCTCACACACATATGAAAGCTGCCCCCTCACCCCATCTCAATCAC comes from Sciurus carolinensis chromosome 10, mSciCar1.2, whole genome shotgun sequence and encodes:
- the Prdm8 gene encoding PR domain zinc finger protein 8 isoform X1, which produces MEDSGIQRGIWDGDAKAVQQCLTDIFTSVYTTCDIPENAIFGPCVLSHTSLYDSIAFIALKSTDKRTVPYIFRVDTSAANGSSEGLMWLRLVQSARDKEEQNLEAYIKNGQLFYRSLRRIAKDEELLVWYGKELTELLLLCPSRSHNKMNAGSSPYTCLECSQRFQFEFPYVAHLRFRCPKRLHSADMSPHDEQSGGVGTKDHGGGGGGKDQQQQQQETPLGPGPKFCKAGPIHHYPAPSPDSSNPPAAAGGSSAKPSTDFHNLARELENSRGGSSCSPAQSLSSGSSSAGHQEAELSPDGIATGVCKGKRKFPEEAAEGGGGSGAGLVGGRARFAERPLPASKEDLVCTPQQYRASGSYFGLEENGRLFAPPSPETGEAKRSAFVEVKKAGRGAGLQEEATVDGGSTTAEDHDAGGGGGSSTPAAASPAGAEKLLAPRPGGPLPSRLEGGSPARGSAFTSVPQLGGSGGNGAGGGAGSAGSGGAGGGQGAASDERKSAFSQPARSFSQLSPLVLGQKLGALDPCHPGDGVGPTRLYPAAADPLAVKLQGAADLNGGCGALPSSGGSLPKQSPFLYATAFWPKSSAAAAAAAAAAAGPLQLQLPSALTLLPPSFTSLCLPAQNWCAKCNASFRMTSDLVYHMRSHHKKEYAMEPLVKRRREEKLKCPICNESFRERHHLSRHMTSHN
- the Prdm8 gene encoding PR domain zinc finger protein 8 isoform X2, with translation MEDSGIQRGIWDGDAKAVQQCLTDIFTSVYTTCDIPENAIFGPCVLSHTSLYDSIAFIALKSTDKRTVPYIFRVDTSAANGSSEGLMWLRLVQSARDKEEQNLEAYIKNGQLFYRSLRRIAKDEELLVWYGKELTELLLLCPSRSHNKMNGSSPYTCLECSQRFQFEFPYVAHLRFRCPKRLHSADMSPHDEQSGGVGTKDHGGGGGGKDQQQQQQETPLGPGPKFCKAGPIHHYPAPSPDSSNPPAAAGGSSAKPSTDFHNLARELENSRGGSSCSPAQSLSSGSSSAGHQEAELSPDGIATGVCKGKRKFPEEAAEGGGGSGAGLVGGRARFAERPLPASKEDLVCTPQQYRASGSYFGLEENGRLFAPPSPETGEAKRSAFVEVKKAGRGAGLQEEATVDGGSTTAEDHDAGGGGGSSTPAAASPAGAEKLLAPRPGGPLPSRLEGGSPARGSAFTSVPQLGGSGGNGAGGGAGSAGSGGAGGGQGAASDERKSAFSQPARSFSQLSPLVLGQKLGALDPCHPGDGVGPTRLYPAAADPLAVKLQGAADLNGGCGALPSSGGSLPKQSPFLYATAFWPKSSAAAAAAAAAAAGPLQLQLPSALTLLPPSFTSLCLPAQNWCAKCNASFRMTSDLVYHMRSHHKKEYAMEPLVKRRREEKLKCPICNESFRERHHLSRHMTSHN